The sequence below is a genomic window from Lytechinus pictus isolate F3 Inbred chromosome 6, Lp3.0, whole genome shotgun sequence.
ATGAATTCGTTTTACAGACCTTTCAAAAAGTCAAAGAACAAGCTATTCTTCCAGTCCATCCGGCAGATCAGTTCTACCAATCAGATGACAGGGAATTCAAATCTAGCCAATCAGGACCAAGATCTTTCGCATTCTTCAAATGAACATAGTAAAACTCCTATCGCTACTCAACAGACTCCTCAACCAGGTTTTTCTAATGATCACCCTCATGGTGCTATTGCCGGCCCTACTACTGCTCCTCGAAAAGAAGGTTTCAAGCCTGGTTTAAAGTCTAGCTTACAGGCTCGAGCTCCAGGAGTTTCTAGCTTTCAAATCAGACCATACATTTCAAAAGCAAAGAGGAATGCAATGAATGATAAAGCAAACCCTTCAAAACAACCAGATCCTAAACCTGATTTAGGAAAGCCATCGACAACCTCATTCCCAAGTTCCTACAACGAATCATTCCTTTCCGTTCAAGATCAATTGTATGGAGGTGAGGTTGAGAACTCGGTTGAATTCATCAGGGAATTCCAAAGTACACAGAACTCAGAAGTTGATGACTATGCTAGCATTACCAAGCTTAGACAGGCCAAAGATGAGAGGATCACTAAAGGAACTTCAGGCAGCTTCTTCCAGAGGGAATCGCCATGTGGCAACATGCATCAGGATTCCAGGTTAGATGTAGATTGTGGAGAGAAGGGTTCCCGGCAGCATGGACAAGGTCCTGCACCGAAGCCTGAGTTTGTGAGAGGTTTCCAGGGGTGTAGCCAAGGGACTTCCATTGAGCCTCAGGATGTGAGGGGTTTCCAGGAGTGTTGCCAAGGGACACTCCAACATCCTCAGGGTGTGAGGGGTATTCAGAGGTGTGGCCAAGGGACTTCCCTGGAGCCTCAGGGTTTGAAGGATCTCCAGGACAGCAGAAGAGGGGCCAGAGTAGAGGAAGAAAGGACTAAACAAAGAGCGCTAAAGACAAAGCAGAAGAGCAAATCAAAGATGACAaatgagaagaagaaagaacTCCAGAAATACTTAGAGCTTACCAGGTATGTATGAAGTACCAAAGCAATGATCTCACCAAATAGCTTTTTCGCATTTCACTGGATTCAATACCACATTTTGACGAAGCATGAAAGACATCAAGCATCTGCATTGGGTGGGAATCGGGTCTATGAGGGCCCAAAGTGTAACTGTATGTCCTCTCGCCTTTGCCTTGTTGAAGTTAATCAATGTAAATCTTTCAAAGAACTAAGCTAGTTATATCAATTTCAGTAGGGCCTATTGTTCACTCATTTTGCCAAACCTTGGGCCACCATATACAGATTCATGTTAAATTAGGTGTGTGGATGTTAGTCATGCTGTCCTGACATTTGGTCATGAATATGCTGCAATGCACAAAAAGAAAACTATGATGTCACACTTTGGGAATCTATAATAACACTTTTCCAGTTGATGGTTGTCTTTACGTGTATGcctttttaatattgttttatttgtaattaacTGTTGCTCATATTTAAATTCTTTACTAGTTTGTTGATGTTGAAATGTGTGTTTCTTGCAATCTAATAAATTGATTGCAAGATGTTTTTTCAGTAATGAATGTTAATCAGGGAGTAGCCTAGATAGGTCTATTTGGCTTTTGCTACTCCCTCACATCCCATTCATTACCCtgtgtaatttgattttttttctgtcattttaaaatattcattactccattataattgaatcattttgattgatttgatttgatctcGAGGTACTGtatcttgtatgttttttttttttagagatatgaaataaatttgaatttgaaaaaaagttgaatAAGTGGAGATGGAGAGTAGGAGGGTTGGGCTAAGGATGGAGGATGCAATGAATCATACAGCTGccctcaacccaggtgagataaatgggtacctgcagaaagtaattcctcaaaaagctgtgtgcccCTGAATCGATAGCCTAGccaagccggggtaataataatagcggggCCTGCTGTGAGAACAGTtatcggaactgaagtggctaccctgggtaaaatatactgttattattattacagagTAGAGGAAGGAGCTGAGGCCGATTGCTATGAGTGTAACGGGAAGCCCGCATCCCCGGTTGTGTTGGCACAAAGGCGGAGTTAATCATTTGTCAACTGATTGTCTTGGAGCTTCATTTGATTGTaaactgaaattgaattttGGATATGTTCTTCCTCATCCCATTCTTGCTTTCACTcatgttgttgttttattttgtattgccTTTGTTTTGACAGTTCTGGCTGGGTCCAAGACAACGGAGGTAACTGGGTCAAAGGTCAGGATGTGGAATTTGATTCGGATGAAGAGCCACCAACATCTTAGTCCATGTGCTCTTGGACATTTCACTTGAACAGAAAATGAGGCTCCTACTTGCTCAACACTTCTTCAATAGACAAAACAACAGCTCCGAGcaaccctctgattgaaaggcgCTTAAGGCGGGAGTCTGACAAttatactagaagcttccagaatagtgaaaatttatatatataagctGGCAGATTCTTCATGCActtcatcatatcagatcagaactcagagtttcacaccagattttatgtcagagcatagtttatatcttctgtggaattatttgcacgccatcaatgaaccgtttgcagttattttgagagaggaattctcagttctcatcgagatcatcaacctgttttaatAAACGCTTTTCAACACTTGGATTACTGAAATTGATTGTTAATCCTCATCCACATCATCTTCACAGACATTTCAACTTGTTACAGTGACTATTgctattcatcgtgcttcaacataaatttcatcatcgccatcattgtgaactatAATTTAAGGAATCTTCGCCAACCAACTTGGATTTAATACaggactatcataactttggatCGCACATCTACATGTAACTCTTCAAAACATGTGagatgtttgttttttgttttgggtGTATGCTTGatctatttcctgtaataaaaagggaaatcaaatttaaaactaaattttcattatttgttgcagtatcgtaacaacaGTTGAATCTGCCTCATCAGGCATCCATATATAAAATGAAGGATGGGGAAGTTTTGAGACCGTGGCTCCTTTAGATACATAGTACTTACAATTTGGATAATCCAGAGCATCAATTACAAGAAATTTGGtagcattgaaaaaaaaatcatatctatGTTCATACAAGAATTTATtgtatgtttcatgaaaatcttgacatttgattggctgatgaaacatgttaccatggtagttgcagTAGTTACAAATGTACAATAGTTGTAACTAATTGTGAAGTGGGTGCTAGAACATGCAAAGCATgcataattcatatatttatccTTCAGTTTTACCTAAACTTGACCAATATCAATCAGAAGTAGTCcatgtattttatatacttGTATACCTATATACAGTAATTCAGTTAGATTTGacagaggaagaaggaggaaaagaagaacaacaaaaaggaggaggatggaggaggaggagaagaacaacaatgagaaagagaagaataagGAGAAGAAAACTTCAGTTTAATTTAACCAAAGctcataatttggtgtgtatgatactagcatggatcccaggaagcctattgattttgaggtcaaaaggtcaaagtcacagtgacatgttttcatcttacccttctaaaGTCTTTGTACAAATAAACGTGATATTTTCAGTTTAGCCatggtttaacttaacctaggctcagctaatttggtgtgtatgatactagcatggatcccaggaagcctattgatttttagatcaaaggtcaaggtcacagtgacgttttcatcttacccttctgcagtccttgtaaacgcgataacttcagtttaacttagccgaggctcatataatttggtgtgtataatactagcatggatcccaggaagcctattgattttgaggtcaaggTCATATTGACATGTTTTTATCTTCCCCTTCTAAAGTCTTTGTACAaataaacgtgataacttcagtttagccatggtttaacttaacctcggcttatataatttgatgtgtatgatactagcatgg
It includes:
- the LOC129263977 gene encoding uncharacterized protein LOC129263977 yields the protein MSFKREGDDVSQLNLLKKRRVAELLAKDIPDDEAMLMSNGRYACTVCHYKPVFDTVDMLTVHRAGKKHQHATENHFAKKRELALLVRKRRQEEEIKRESQKGKNQETEPSPLLLKVEAAKRRTLLKEAPYNPCHTHKNEGPFKKSKNKLFFQSIRQISSTNQMTGNSNLANQDQDLSHSSNEHSKTPIATQQTPQPGFSNDHPHGAIAGPTTAPRKEGFKPGLKSSLQARAPGVSSFQIRPYISKAKRNAMNDKANPSKQPDPKPDLGKPSTTSFPSSYNESFLSVQDQLYGGEVENSVEFIREFQSTQNSEVDDYASITKLRQAKDERITKGTSGSFFQRESPCGNMHQDSRLDVDCGEKGSRQHGQGPAPKPEFVRGFQGCSQGTSIEPQDVRGFQECCQGTLQHPQGVRGIQRCGQGTSLEPQGLKDLQDSRRGARVEEERTKQRALKTKQKSKSKMTNEKKKELQKYLELTSSGWVQDNGGNWVKGQDVEFDSDEEPPTS